The DNA segment TGTCCAGATGGGTGCACATGGTGTCGATCTGCTCATCGGAGAAGCTTTTACCCAAAAAGGCTGCCGTCTTGCGTATTGTGTCCGGCAAATTGCGCTTCATGTCCTCGTAGTACATAAACAGCACGTTTTCCCGATCCCGCTCGGCCCAACCTTCCTTGATGTGTTCCCAGTACGGCGACCAGGGTGCTAAACGTGACGGGGGAAATTGTGTGTTACCTTTACATCGCTTATCCGGTCCGTCGGAGATAAATTACTTACTTAAATCTTTTTCAAAATAGTTGTAAAAGGTTTCAAAATCTCCAACGTATCCTTGCGTTCGGTACAGTCGATTCAGATGGTAGTAGGACACAACCACATCGGAAGGGTTCCGTGCGACGTAGATGATCTGTGAAACAGAGGAGGAGCATGCTGATAACATTTGCATATGCATGCCTTCCCTTCATCTCCCACCGTACCTTTGCCTTCTGCTCAAACACACTCGGCGGTAGCAGCGAGATGGGCAGATGTGTCTTGATGAAACGGGGCGTCTTCATTTCCGCCAACATGAAACCGGCCGGTTGAGAAAGTTGTTCGATGAACTTCATGCTTTCTACGTCGTGCTCGTTTTCCTTCAAAAATTCAGCCTTCACTTCATCGTGCACAAACAGATGGAATCTGTAGGAAATGAGTGTCACAAATCATCTAAATTTTTAACTTCACACTGAACTTGGTGTACTTACTCCAGGAAGGGAAATCTCTGCGTCAGCGGAATGCTTTTCGCGGTTTCAAAGTCAAGCTCGTTGCACAGCAACCAAACCATCTCCTGCGACCATGTGGTGCCCGACCGTGGATAGGTGACGATCTGCGGATAAACATAACACATCAGTAGGCCTTGCAACGGctttaattgaaaatgcaaaGGCACATTACCCACGTGTCGTCCGGGCGTGCTTCGAAAGAGTATAAACTTTCCGCATACTGCTTGAAGCGGGACGGGAAAAACCATCGCTTTTCGCCGACTTGTACAAATCCGGTACGTTCTCCTAAAAAAGCGACGAgtcgtattaaaaaaaactaatcaaTCACAAACCAATTCCAACAAACCATGAAAATCTTTCAGCAactgttcgttttgtttgggcTCTACAAAGTCTATGCTGTATGGGAACGGCATTTTCGATGTGATACGCTACACAAGCCACAAGCTATTCCAAAGCCTACCAAGCCAACCAAACACCCACCAACGATGGGATCGAAAACGAAACTGAGGCGCGAAGCGATCCAGCAACCAACAATCAACAATCATCGacgccatcaccatcatcatcatggttGGAGTCGTCGTGTTACCAAAATATGCTGACCGTAGTCGGGGTAAGTGTTTTGTGTTGAGTAGGAGAAAGTTTTTTGTTGACACAGTTCCGCAGCTTCGAGTGGCGCACCCGAAAGCAAGCATCGGCCGGGCAACGGCGCTTCATAACCATCATATTATAATGAGGAAGTGTGTGCGGTTTTCGTGCAGCAAGCTTTAACGGTAACAGTGACGGATTTCAATTGCCGTCGGTTGCCACGGCGCTATGGTCAGTGCAATTTTCCTTCAATCACAATCTGGCATGCGATGAAGGTGATGTTGAGTGAAggcctttcttttcttttatttgtatGATAAACGATGTAATGGAATGTTACACTGCAAGAACCGCGATTGGTGTTGTATCTGACTGACAGAAAGTGAAAGTTTAACCCActgaagttgttttttgttcacttGAGCTCACTTGAGATCGTGTGAGATAACCGCATAGCTAAATCGCTGTGTGGGGAAATTGTTTCTAAAATTCCTGTGAAAAAAATTGATTAGATTTTTAAAATCTTTATGATTTTGATAATTGCATACATCAATATTCCGTTTTCAAGTCTACAGGGGGATTTACCTAATAGAAACTGTATTAAATATCGACAAAAATTTTACATTTAGTATACTTGATTGTGTAGTTTTGCAAATAATCAATCACGCAACGTAAAGCACCATTGAATTTAATAGGAAAATGAGCGCGACTCTAGGAAAACACGTGCACCGCTTGTCGTGCAGCGGTTTCCATTCAAACACCTTTCTTTACAGCGGCTTACCTTGCGCTCTGCCATAGTGGATCACCATCAATAGAGCCATTTTACAGCGGCACATCAAAGCAGCTGACTGTCAAAATGCTagacagaagaaaaacaccCGCAGTTATGCAAACCAGCCCGCGGTAGTGAatatttcgtttgatttttcctgtttttgtgCATCGACTGGACAAACAGTGAAGAATGCTTCGACGTGCGGTGTACCGGTTCTGTGTTCCAGGCGGATTTGTGTCGGCTGGACTGCTACCGTTCACGCTCAACGACCATGATCAGGTCAAAATCGACACCAAAACCGTACAGAGCATGTACGAGGAGGCGCCCGGTGACAAACAAACCGGCGTGGAGCGGCTACAGATGATGTTTACGATTGAGTAAGTGTATGCGGAGCACCGGTTTCCTCCCATTTGGTTAACGTACCTTGGCTTGTTGCAGTGAATTTGGCCGAGTATCGAGCGAGCTCAACTCCATCTATCAGGCCGGCTTTCTTGGCTTCCTGTTCGGCGCTTGCTACGGTGGGTTCGTGAACTCTCGCGTCGCCTACATGAACTTCCTCGAGCGCAACCAGGCAACGGCGTTCCAGTCTAGCTTCGaggcaaaaaagaaactacAGGACCAGGTTACGCTCAACTTTGCCAAGGGAGCATTCCGTTGGGGTTGGCGTTTGGCACTGTTCACCACCAGCTATGTGTAAGTGGCTCTTTCCCCCTTGCGGTTATGCATCCTTTAGTGTAATCACGCTTCCTCACTTTCCAGTGGCATTCAAACGGTCGTGTCGGTGTACCGAGGGAAATCCTCCCTGTACGAGT comes from the Anopheles coluzzii chromosome 2, AcolN3, whole genome shotgun sequence genome and includes:
- the LOC120953060 gene encoding sulfotransferase 1C4, translated to MPFPYSIDFVEPKQNEQLLKDFHGERTGFVQVGEKRWFFPSRFKQYAESLYSFEARPDDTWIVTYPRSGTTWSQEMVWLLCNELDFETAKSIPLTQRFPFLEFHLFVHDEVKAEFLKENEHDVESMKFIEQLSQPAGFMLAEMKTPRFIKTHLPISLLPPSVFEQKAKIIYVARNPSDVVVSYYHLNRLYRTQGYVGDFETFYNYFEKDLTPWSPYWEHIKEGWAERDRENVLFMYYEDMKRNLPDTIRKTAAFLGKSFSDEQIDTMCTHLDIRNFRHNKSVTCEELKAVGILNSGEQGFVRNGQVRGNAEEMTDDIKRRLNEWTERNLNGTDIRFPDC
- the LOC120952558 gene encoding RPII140-upstream gene protein, with the protein product MLRRAVYRFCVPGGFVSAGLLPFTLNDHDQVKIDTKTVQSMYEEAPGDKQTGVERLQMMFTIDEFGRVSSELNSIYQAGFLGFLFGACYGGFVNSRVAYMNFLERNQATAFQSSFEAKKKLQDQVTLNFAKGAFRWGWRLALFTTSYVGIQTVVSVYRGKSSLYEYLAAGGVTGAMYKFSMGLRGMASGGLVGLALGGLAGGLSLGIMRATGTTMEEVRFWQYKWHTNREQAIRDSMKKQTDAEEEPLLTHHHNKFGTANLDLDAIEAEKRKIQLAVERETLMKKLEQEEQAEAAAAEAAAAASATAAKK